The genomic DNA ATCCTGCCCAATGTGTTTTATTCTTTGTTAATCTGGGGCATCTGTTCCACTCCTCTTTTCGAAAAAGTTGAGGCTTTGCATATTTAGGCAGCTGGATAAATTCATAAGTTgtcttattatatggctagctCCATGGGCGGGCAAAATGAACCAAAGTCCGTGCTGTGATTGGcgacccgagcgggcaagatgtaGCAAtcctgcccgctcgggatttctcgcttggtcccgcaagatcaaaggtCATTTTTGGGTATTTTATCTCATATAATAGATCCTTTATTCACTGACAGCCTTCGTCTCGGTCCACAAACACgcacaaaaaagaacttggccaatatccagccatctgcCATCTTGACCTCTCGCTTGGCCAATAACCCATATATCTAAGCCTACTGATCATTCGATCCTTCAGACTGCTAATTGGCCCAGTGTTAGCTATATGTATAAGAAAAAACGAGCTGTTGAAATGTTTAAAACAATGAGCAATGGAGGTCACAGGTTATTCTCTAATTTCCAGTGTTTTAAGTCTGAAAGAAAGGGAACTTTATCAAAGATTACACGGATGAATACTGAACCAGGAAGAAACACCTTATTTTTTAGGGGGCCTGTAGTTTGGAATAGTTTAGAAAAACCATTAGGGATCTGATCAGGTCCATACAAACTCCTTCAAGGCAAGTCTGAAGAAAGGATACAAACGTAAGCTTTGAGAAAGGTAGCTGCACGAATTTAAATAAAGATATTGAtacttttatatattttaaaatcattttaattgcATTTTTGCCCCCGCAGGGCCAAAACTCaaggaggcaacctagaagccccctcgtaaaaagggaaaatatgaaaattaataaGTAAATTGTGGAGGGAaaagcaatctcgatttgctcaaccgaacgcgcaaggtggtatcggtattgcttaacagggcgcgcaaggtggtaaCGGTATTGTTCACCGAGTTTGCGAGGTGTTCTGGGAAACTTGAGTCACGATGAAGAAAGTCTCAAGGACCATCGATATCGAAGgttcagcatagcgattgaaggtaagtaattttcgaatatttgcAGCGatttcttttactttgaaaatcagaGATTACAGTATCTGgtagaaaatcatattgcctgggtcagaaatcgatttttcaggcacaaatcaTAAACTGGGGCATATCTCAGACCATCTTCAGTTAACGATTTTAAGGTGTTCTAACTGTTACAGCCCGTACTCGATCTGGAAGAGTGACAAAGAAGCCTGAGAGACTGGACCTATGAATAgttatactaaccccaccctagtgtgtaggacttagagtgccatgtgactttcgttgttgttcccgctcttgttatcgaaggtttttgtacgtcgtagcatttcactcgtatacatcccctttgtaaatcgatgtgtagccgagtccagtggattaaagttgtgttacgcTTCAGTGTCTCGTCGTAAATCCTAACATGGTCCTTCACAGCCGGAGTCAAGGAGATATTTCAGCAGTAAATCTGTAATTCTTCGCAAGGTCATCAGTTGCAACCACATGGCCAGCGGTTCCTCGAGCAAAATGGAAGACTTATCTCAACTCACAGTCGACCAAATTCGTGAAATGCTTGGAAAAAAGGGATTGCCGACTACTGGAAAGAGAAAAGTCTTTGTGGAAAGGTTAGTGAACGCTCAGCATGATTCGAAGTCAAATGTTATTGCACCAGAGTTAAAGGAAGGTTCGAATTTAGCCGAGGCTTCGAAGGAACCTCTTCAAGtgaaaagtgaagttgaaattcaGGAGGTTAGTTCAATTAGACGTAAAGCCAGAGCCTTGCAAATGGATATGGATGCGTTGATTCAGGATTTTTTGTATCTAAGTCAAGATGcaagcaacaaaatcaaagtgCAGTTGAGAATTGAAAGGCTAACTGTGTACCGTGAGAATTATCTTCAACTGAGAAATGAATTAATCGCGCTTGTTGCAGAGGATATGATGGAGGAGGAACTCCGAAGATGGGGAAAAattctgagtgaagtagataaaGCTGTGGATGCTGCTCATGAATTCCTAAATAAAGATTGCGATGTGGGAGATCACTCCTCGAAGGATATTGCATACAGTGACAGGCGTGTATTCTCAAATCTGAAATTACCGAGAATTGAGTTGCCAAAGTTTAATGGCGAtgtgttgaaatttcaaaacttctggGATCAGTTTGAAGCTGCAGTGCATAACAATGTTGATTTACCAAATGTTCAGAAGTTTACTTATCTACGCTCCGTGCTAACTGGAAATGCCTTGAAAGTAAtagacggatttgaagtaaccGGAGCAAATTATGAAGCAGCTGTTGAATGCCTTAAACACAGgtatggaagaaaacgtatgatCATCTCATTTCTAGTGAAATCTGTCATCAAGATGGATACTAAGTCAGTTGTTAATGCATCCTCCCTCAGAGATCTCTATCATACCTTTATGAACAGAACTAGAGCTTTAGAGGCTCTTGGAGAAGATCCAATGAGCCATGGATGTATTTTGTTACCCCTTTTTGAGACCAAGTTACCACCACAGTTATTGGAAAAATGGGAGTTGACACTTGCAGACACTCAAGAAgatgaaatagaccttgaattgttctttaaatttcttaaccGACAAGTTGTGTCCAAAGAAGCAGGAGAAAGAAGTTCAAATGGGAACATCACCCCAGGCAATCACAGTTTTGATAAAGGTGAAGAAAACCGAAGAAAGTCTTCATCTCCCAAAATGGGTGGTGAGAATGAGATGTATACTGCTTCTGCACTACTTGGTGAAACACGCCCTCCAACACAGCCAAATTCTAATTTCTGCAAGGCAGATC from Montipora capricornis isolate CH-2021 chromosome 2, ASM3666992v2, whole genome shotgun sequence includes the following:
- the LOC138038297 gene encoding uncharacterized protein, which produces MMEEELRRWGKILSEVDKAVDAAHEFLNKDCDVGDHSSKDIAYSDRRVFSNLKLPRIELPKFNGDVLKFQNFWDQFEAAVHNNVDLPNVQKFTYLRSVLTGNALKVIDGFEVTGANYEAAVECLKHRYGRKRMIISFLVKSVIKMDTKSVVNASSLRDLYHTFMNRTRALEALGEDPMSHGCILLPLFETKLPPQLLEKWELTLADTQEDEIDLELFFKFLNRQVVSKEAGERSSNGNITPGNHSFDKGEENRRKSSSPKMGGENEMYTASALLGETRPPTQPNSNFCKADHDSQNCPMFNEKSLDGRWKLVQENKLCFNCLKPSNHKHFSRICRHLKCSVANCGHRHHWLLHVQQSVVTLRHLSNTSLSGLA